DNA sequence from the Ruminococcus albus 7 = DSM 20455 genome:
CGTCCAAAAAACTTCACAGCAAAAATTGCGATATGATATGTGCTAATTCTTTGAAAACTGCAGGCGCAGGCTTTGGAGTTGATACAAATGTAATAACAATGATTACAAGGGAAGGTTCTGAAGAACTACCGCTGATGACAAAGGAAGAAGCTGCACATAAGATCCTGGATAAACTGATGGAAATGTAAAGGAATATCTTATGAAAAGAATACAGATATTTGAAAACGGTATAAACGTTGTATTTGAAATAACCGACAGGCAGGAGATCAGGCTGTTACACTTTTCGGCACTGCCGTTTGATGAAAGCACAATGACTTCAAGAACCGGCAATTCGGGATTCAGCCTTGTTGAACTGCAGGTGAGCGGTATAGACAGGGCAGGAGAACGTCATGGCAATAAGTATATCATTACGGCACCCGGATATCGCATGAAATATAAGGATCTTAAAGACACGAATAATGCGATCGGACGTAAGCTTGAAATAATATGTTATGATGAAGAAACGGGTCTTGAAACTGTATCACATATGCAGTTCTATTCGGGTACATCCGTTGTAAGGACATGGACCGATGTCAACAATTGCGGTACTGAAAAATGGACAATTGAATATGTATCGTCATTTTCCGTGACGGGTATTGAAAAGGAAGGGCTGCTGTCACAGGACGAGAAGATGCGGATAGGCATCTGCCATAACTCATGGCAGAGAGAGCTTCAGTGGCAGTTCTACAGCCTTGAACAGGTAGGACTCGGGCTGTCGCAGCCTGCTGGTTTTCAGCATTCTTCCAAGGTGCTTGGTGTGACAAATGTTGGTAACTGGTCGGCTAAGGAGTATATCCCCATGGGGTATCTTGAAAACACTGAAACCGCATCAGCGATGATGTGGCAGATAGAGCATAACGGCTCGTGGCACTGGGAGATCTCTGACCGAGAGGGACATTTGTATCTGCAGCTTTCGGGACCATCGGAGATAGAATCACATTGGTCTAAGGAACTGGAGCCCGGAGAAAGTTTCAGATCTGTATACTGCGGAGTATGTGCAGTAAAAGGCGGTTTTGATGAAGCTGTAGCAGAAATGACGAGGTACAGGCGGCTTATAAGACGCAAAAACCGCGATAATATGCGGCTGCCTGTAATATTCAATGATTATATGAACTGTCTTTGGGCTGACCCCACTACAGAAAAAGAACTGCCGCTGATAGATGCTGCGGCTGAAATGGGATGCGAATATTTTTGCATTGATGCAGGCTGGTATGCAGACGGTGTATGGTGGGACTGGGTCGGTGAATGGCAGGAAAGCAGGAAAAGATTCCCGAATGGTCTGCGTGAGGTCACTGACTATATCCGCAAAAAAGGTATGATACCCGGTGTGTGGCTTGAGATCGAAGTTATGGGTATAAAATGCCCTATGGCAGATGAACTTCCTGATGAATGGTTTTTTGTAAGACACGGAAAAAGGGTGTTCGACAGAAGCAGATACCAACTGGATTTCCGCGTACCTGCGGTGCGTAAGCACTGTGATGAGGTGATAGACAGACTGGTGCACGAATACGGTGTAGGGTACATAAAAATGGACTATAATATCGAGCCGGGCATAGGTACGGAAAACTGTTCCGACAGCTTCGGTGATGGTCTGTTGGAGCATGAGAGAGCCTATTTAGCGTGGCTTGACGGCGTTTTTGAACGTCACCCGAAGCTTATTATCGAAAATTGCTCCAGCGGTGGTCTGAGGATGGACTATGCTTTGCTTTCACGATGCTCGATACAGTCCACTTCGGATCAGGATGATTATCGGAGATATGCGACTATTGCTGCTAACGCTCCTACGGCGGTGTGTCCGGAACAGGCTGCCGTGTGGTCTTACCCGCTTACTTCGGGTGACAAAGAAGAGGTCGTATTCAATATGGTGAATGCGATGCTTTTACGTGTCCATCAAAGCGGACACCTTGCAAATCTTGATCCTGAACGAAAGGCTCTTGTCAAAGAGGCGCTTGATGTTTATAAAACTATAAGGGACGATATTGCGTCGGCTGTACCTTTCTATCCATTGGGAACATCAAGCTTTTCTGATAACTGGACAGTTCTTGGTCTGCGTACTGATGACAGGATATATCTTGCGGTATGGCGCAGGGAAGGGACGCAGAACTGTATCATTCCCGTCGGTGATGTTTTTGATGATGCAGAGGCAAGGTGCATATATCCTTTATTTAACGAGGAAAAATTTGCTTATGATACAATAAAAGGGACTCTTTCTGTGTGCTTTGATAATGCTTACACTGCACGCCTTTTTGTATTGGAAAAGAAGTAATAGCTTCTTTCAGCTGTATAGCTGAAAACTGTGACCGTTCATCGGTCAGATATTGCTGTGTTTTGTTATGGACAGAAGGGAGAAAATATGGACATTAAAATACCGCGATATGTAACTGCGGTCATAGAAATACTTGAACAGAACGGATATGAAGCTTATATCGTCGGGGGCTGTGTGAGAGATGCGATGATGGGTGTTGAACCCCATGATTACGATGTTTGCACTGATTGTACCCCTGATGATATGGTGAAAATATTCAGTGGATTCCACACCATTGAAACGGGACTGAAACATGGTACGCTGACGGTAATGTCAGAGCATATGCCTGTAGAGGTCACAACGTATCGCAGCGACGGGGAGTACACCGATCATAGAAGACCCGATTCGGTAAAATTTGAAACTGATCTTAAAGAAGATCTGAAACGCAGGGATTTTACTGTAAATGCGATGTGCTTTAATCCCAAAAATGGTACAGTTGATCTTTTCGATGGCAGAAATGATCTTAATGAAAAGGTCATACGATGCGTCGGTAACGCAGAGGACAGATTTGATGAAGATGCGTTGCGAATTATGCGAGCGCTCAGGTTTGCATCGACTCTTGACTTTCGGATAGAAGAATATACAGCTGCAGCTATGAGAAAAAAATCCCATCTGCTGAACGCAATTTCTGCTGAACGTATATTTTCAGAGCTTAAAAAGCTTCTGTGCGGTAAAGCTGTATGCAGGATAATGTTGGAATATTCCGATATAATCGGTGTTATACTTCCTGAGATCATCCCGTGCATAGGATGTGAACAAAACAATATACACCATTGTTACGATGTTTACGAGCATATCTGTCACAGCATCAAATACATTGAAGCTGATGAAGATCTGCGCCTGACTATGCTTTTTCACGACATCGGCAAACCGCAGAAGAAAGTCACCGATGATGATGGTGTCGATCATTTCAAGCTGCACCAGCTTTGCAGCGGTGATATCGCAGAAGCTGTTCTTACACGTCTTAAAAGCTCTAACAAGACTTTAAAAAGGGTGAGATCCCTTGTGATCGAACACGATAACAGGATATACCCGAAACGTCGTTCTGTCAAGAGATTTATTTCAAAATATGACCATGAGTTTTACGTGGATTGGCTGAAAGTGCGAAGAGCGGATACTCTGGCTCAGTCAGAATATATGAGGGCTGAAAAACTGGCTGAACTGGATCAGCTGGAAAAGCTTGGCGAAGAGATCAAAGAAGAAATGTGCTGTCTTAAAACATCAGACCTTGCGATCAATGGTCACGATGTGATAGCGCTGGGATTCAAAGGTGCAGAGATAAAAAATGCACTGAATGCTGCTCTTGATGCGGTTATCGACGAAGTGATCGAAAATGAACGTGATGCCCTGCTTGGTTATCTGAAGGAGAATTTCAATGCATAGCCGAACTTTTAATTATTTGAGATGGGCGGCTCTGATCGCCTTCTGTATTGTAATATTTGTTTTTTCGAGTTTTCGTGCGGACGAATCAACTTCGCAAAGCAACAGGATAGTTGATGCTATCATTGAATTTGTTTTCACTGATTTTGAGCATAAGCCGCTGCCTGAACAGGCAGCTGTTACCTCTTTGCTTACGGTGCTTGTTAGAAAAGGCGCACATTTCAGTGAATATGCTCTGCTTGCCAGTCTGGCTTTTATGGCATTTTATGGTATAAAAAGCAGTTTTCTCAGATGGTTCAGCGCTGTGGGATTTGCGTTCTTATATGCTTGTTCGGATGAATTTCATCAGACCTTTGTGCCGGGGCGTTCGGGTATGATCCGTGATGTGATAGTAGATACTTCGGGGGCTGTATTCGGGGCTTTGATAGCGTGCTTTATCGCTGTATTTCTTACTGCACGAAGTATCATTAAAAACTATAAAAATATGTGATATAACTTATTTTTCCGGTTTTGCGCCTTGTGTTTATAAGGCGCTTTTTTTGTACATCGGATCATATATGTTATAAAATTTTGTTATGATTATCTCACATGAAATAATGTCTGGAATTGTATGATGTGCACATTCTTTTTGCTGTATTAACTGCATTTATTGACATTTAATATTGTTTGTTATATAATAATAGTAGGTTTAGAAAGTGTGGTGTCGGCATTATGGGTAAATTTAATGTGCAGACTATTTTCAAGGCGGTTCAGAGAGGGACTGGTCTGGAAAAGCACAGTGAGTATGTCAAGGATTACTTCTTTGATGCAAATATGAGAGCCAGCATATATATGTCGATAATGGTTATTGTGCTTGAGGTCTGGATGATAATCAGGACGACACGAACACTGATCATCAATGATCTGATGGGGAAGTTTGGCCATTATTTTGAAAAATACTACATAAACTATATCATTCTTCTTCTTGCGGGTATCGTCATGTTTGTTTATGCCACCCGCTACCTGCGCCGCGGTAAAGGCAGAAAATGGCTTGGAAATCTGATAAAACTGGCATTCTCGGCTATATGTATATATTTTGGTATCAAGATATCCATACAGGATTATCAGAAAGGCGAGCAGATACTTACTTTTTTAACTATGGAGCTGTTTGTTGTATGCCTTCTTACATGGCGGCCGTGGGTCGGTTTTTCAATACTCACTTCGTCTTATGCGATATTCTTTTATATACTCTCACGTATGGAAGCTCCGAATACGGGGGAGGTCGGGTTAACACTGGCTACGCAGATCAATGGTTTTACTATGTGGCTGTCGACTATGGTCTTCTGCGTTTCAAATTATAATAAAACGCTTTCTCAGGCATTGAAGGATGAGCGACTTGAAAAGATGAACTCTCACCTTAGACGCATATCTGTTGAAGATGAACTTACCGGTATACATAATATGCTGTATTTCAGGAATGAGGCTGAAAAGCTTCTCGGTTATGTTACCACCGACAAGGAGAATGCGGTATTCCTGTTTTTTGACATTGAGAATTTCAAATCTTTCAATGAAAAATACGGTTTTCGCAGCGGAAACGAACTGCTGAAAAAGGTAGCACATATGATAGAGGATGCCTACCCGAATTCGCTGGTATCCAGGTTTTCGGATGATCATTTCGTGGTGCTGACCCATGCTGATGGATGTCGGGAAGCTGCTGACAAGCTTTCCGAAGAGATCAGCTCTCTGCAGAATGAAGTTCATCTGCAGCTTAAATGCGGCGCATATCAGATCACGAATGATGAAACAGATCCCAGCCTTGCTTGTGACAGGGCAAGATTTGCCTGCAACAGCATAAAGAAACACTTTGATGACAATTTCAGATTTTACGATAAGATGCTGGAGGATAAATTCCAGCTGAAGCAGTACATTGTTAATAGTATCGATAATGCTATAGCAAACAACCATATAAAGGTGTACTATCAGCCTGTGGTATCTACGCGAACAGGAGAGATAGTCGGGCTTGAAGCGCTTGCCAGGTGGATCGATCCAAGGTACGGTCTGCTGCCGCCCGGTGCTTTTATAGAGATACTTGAGGAATACAGACAGATACACAAACTGGATATCTGTATCATAGATACGGTGTGCCGTGATTATCGTGAAGCCTGCGAGAGTGGTGAAGTGGTAGTACCGGTATCACTTAACTTTTCAAGGCTTGATTTTGAACTTTGTGATATCGTTAAAGAGCTTTCATACAGGGCTGAAAAATACGGAGTGCCAAAGGAATTCCTTGATGTGGAGATAACCGAGAGCGCACTTGTAGACAGTCAGGGCGCTATGAAGAAAGCCATGGCAGAACTTCGTGCGTTAGGATATAAGGTTTGGCTTGATGACTTTGGAAGCGGATACTCTTCAATGAATGTTCTGAAGGATCACAGTTTTGATGTATTGAAGATAGATATGAAATTCCTTTCGGGGTTTGATGAAAATCCCAAGACAAAGCTGATAATCAACAATATTGTGGCACTTACCAAGGAGATAGATATGATATCTCTGACAGAGGGTGTTGAAACTAAGGAGCAGTTTGAATTTCTTGCTTCTATCAACTGTGACAGGGCGCAGGGCTATTTGTTCAGCAAACCTGTACCTATTGAAAAACTGCG
Encoded proteins:
- a CDS encoding glycoside hydrolase family 36 protein — encoded protein: MKRIQIFENGINVVFEITDRQEIRLLHFSALPFDESTMTSRTGNSGFSLVELQVSGIDRAGERHGNKYIITAPGYRMKYKDLKDTNNAIGRKLEIICYDEETGLETVSHMQFYSGTSVVRTWTDVNNCGTEKWTIEYVSSFSVTGIEKEGLLSQDEKMRIGICHNSWQRELQWQFYSLEQVGLGLSQPAGFQHSSKVLGVTNVGNWSAKEYIPMGYLENTETASAMMWQIEHNGSWHWEISDREGHLYLQLSGPSEIESHWSKELEPGESFRSVYCGVCAVKGGFDEAVAEMTRYRRLIRRKNRDNMRLPVIFNDYMNCLWADPTTEKELPLIDAAAEMGCEYFCIDAGWYADGVWWDWVGEWQESRKRFPNGLREVTDYIRKKGMIPGVWLEIEVMGIKCPMADELPDEWFFVRHGKRVFDRSRYQLDFRVPAVRKHCDEVIDRLVHEYGVGYIKMDYNIEPGIGTENCSDSFGDGLLEHERAYLAWLDGVFERHPKLIIENCSSGGLRMDYALLSRCSIQSTSDQDDYRRYATIAANAPTAVCPEQAAVWSYPLTSGDKEEVVFNMVNAMLLRVHQSGHLANLDPERKALVKEALDVYKTIRDDIASAVPFYPLGTSSFSDNWTVLGLRTDDRIYLAVWRREGTQNCIIPVGDVFDDAEARCIYPLFNEEKFAYDTIKGTLSVCFDNAYTARLFVLEKK
- a CDS encoding CCA tRNA nucleotidyltransferase, which gives rise to MDIKIPRYVTAVIEILEQNGYEAYIVGGCVRDAMMGVEPHDYDVCTDCTPDDMVKIFSGFHTIETGLKHGTLTVMSEHMPVEVTTYRSDGEYTDHRRPDSVKFETDLKEDLKRRDFTVNAMCFNPKNGTVDLFDGRNDLNEKVIRCVGNAEDRFDEDALRIMRALRFASTLDFRIEEYTAAAMRKKSHLLNAISAERIFSELKKLLCGKAVCRIMLEYSDIIGVILPEIIPCIGCEQNNIHHCYDVYEHICHSIKYIEADEDLRLTMLFHDIGKPQKKVTDDDGVDHFKLHQLCSGDIAEAVLTRLKSSNKTLKRVRSLVIEHDNRIYPKRRSVKRFISKYDHEFYVDWLKVRRADTLAQSEYMRAEKLAELDQLEKLGEEIKEEMCCLKTSDLAINGHDVIALGFKGAEIKNALNAALDAVIDEVIENERDALLGYLKENFNA
- a CDS encoding VanZ family protein; the protein is MHSRTFNYLRWAALIAFCIVIFVFSSFRADESTSQSNRIVDAIIEFVFTDFEHKPLPEQAAVTSLLTVLVRKGAHFSEYALLASLAFMAFYGIKSSFLRWFSAVGFAFLYACSDEFHQTFVPGRSGMIRDVIVDTSGAVFGALIACFIAVFLTARSIIKNYKNM
- a CDS encoding putative bifunctional diguanylate cyclase/phosphodiesterase, coding for MGKFNVQTIFKAVQRGTGLEKHSEYVKDYFFDANMRASIYMSIMVIVLEVWMIIRTTRTLIINDLMGKFGHYFEKYYINYIILLLAGIVMFVYATRYLRRGKGRKWLGNLIKLAFSAICIYFGIKISIQDYQKGEQILTFLTMELFVVCLLTWRPWVGFSILTSSYAIFFYILSRMEAPNTGEVGLTLATQINGFTMWLSTMVFCVSNYNKTLSQALKDERLEKMNSHLRRISVEDELTGIHNMLYFRNEAEKLLGYVTTDKENAVFLFFDIENFKSFNEKYGFRSGNELLKKVAHMIEDAYPNSLVSRFSDDHFVVLTHADGCREAADKLSEEISSLQNEVHLQLKCGAYQITNDETDPSLACDRARFACNSIKKHFDDNFRFYDKMLEDKFQLKQYIVNSIDNAIANNHIKVYYQPVVSTRTGEIVGLEALARWIDPRYGLLPPGAFIEILEEYRQIHKLDICIIDTVCRDYREACESGEVVVPVSLNFSRLDFELCDIVKELSYRAEKYGVPKEFLDVEITESALVDSQGAMKKAMAELRALGYKVWLDDFGSGYSSMNVLKDHSFDVLKIDMKFLSGFDENPKTKLIINNIVALTKEIDMISLTEGVETKEQFEFLASINCDRAQGYLFSKPVPIEKLRERAAKGELKFSEEYRLLHL